ACCCTAGATTCATCTCACTGTAGAGATGGTCTCTTCTCTTTGAGAGACAACTTGTTGTGACAGCTTCTTGTCACAATGCGAAAAGGTGAACAAGGCCTAAAAATACTGCTTAAGATACTGAGAGAAGGCAGTTCACAAATTGTTCATATGTTCAAAAAAAGAACACCGAGACAAGGTTCAGTATATTTTTTTGAACATATGAACAATTTGCAAACAGTCCCTCAGGCGCGGTGTCTATAAGAGTACTAATAAAACTAAGGCTCAAAAAGAGCTCTTATAGACACTCTTAGCCTGGGTAAAGAAGAAGAAAATAATACCCATTTTTCAGAAAGGAGGTGACATTTCTATTTTGGCTTGACAGTGAGGAAATTTTCTTAAACCGCTTTTTTGTGGGGATGTTACTGATGAGTGGTGTGGCGCTTCTTTTTTCTGTGTTTGGAGCGCGGCTTCTGGGCTTAGTCCCTTGCTCTTTATGTAAGTGGGAAAGGGTTCCGTTCATGGTGCTGATTTTGGGGGCTTCTGGAGGACTGTTTGGTTTTCAGAAGCGGGGCTTTTTTAAACTGGTGCAGGGAGCGCTTTTTTTGGGGATGGGGTTAGGTTGCATCCACTTCTTGATCCAGATGGGGGTCTTTTCGGATTTTTGCTCTTCGGCTAGGGATTTTGGAACTCCTGAGGAGTTTGTAAAAGGGCTGCAGAGATCAAGCTGTTCTTCGATCAGCTGGTCTGTGTTGGGGGTGCCGGTCTCATTGATCAATGGATTGAGCCTTGGGACGGTTTTGGGGCTTTCGATCTATCTGAAGCGTAAATACCACCGCAGGAGGAGGTCATGAAGGTTAAGGTGTCT
This is a stretch of genomic DNA from Candidatus Neptunochlamydia vexilliferae. It encodes these proteins:
- a CDS encoding disulfide bond formation protein B, encoding MTFLFWLDSEEIFLNRFFVGMLLMSGVALLFSVFGARLLGLVPCSLCKWERVPFMVLILGASGGLFGFQKRGFFKLVQGALFLGMGLGCIHFLIQMGVFSDFCSSARDFGTPEEFVKGLQRSSCSSISWSVLGVPVSLINGLSLGTVLGLSIYLKRKYHRRRRS